In the genome of Pontibacter actiniarum, the window CCGTGATCACCTCGCCGTTGGCCATCTCCACTACTTCGGCTATTTCCTTCACGATATCGATCACGCGCTGGTCCTCCTTGTACACCAGCTCATCCTGTGTGTAGTAGCCAAAAACGGTGGTCTGGCCGGCTTCTATCGTGCCCGCATCCGGCTGCAGCTTGCCCGTCAGCATATTCAGGAACGTGGATTTGCCGGCTCCGTTAGGGCCAACGATACCAATGCGGTCCTTCTTTTTGAATATATAGCTGAAGTCATCCACGATCTTCTTCTCCCCAAAGGATTTCGAAATATGGTCGACTTCGATGATCTTGCCCCCCTGGCGCGTGGTCTTTACCGACAGCTCCAGCTGCGGGCCGCTGGTTTTTTTGGCCGCCTTCTCCTTCAGGTCCTCAAAGGCGTCTACTCTGTACTTGGCCTTGGTGCCGCGTGCTTTTGGCATCCTGCGGATCCACTCCAGCTCCTTGCGCATCAGGTTGCGGGCCTTTTCGGTTTCGGCGGCGGCAGACATTTCGCGCTCCGCTTTTTTCTCCAGAAAGTAACTGTAGTTGCCTTTGTAAGTATAAATCTCGCCGTTGTCGAGCTCTGCGATCTCGTTGGCCACTTTGTCCAGGAAGTAGCGGTCGTGGGTAACCATCAGCAGCGTGGTGTTCTGTGTGCTCAGCATCCCCTCCAGCCACTCAATCGTGTCCAGGTCCAGGTGGTTGGTAGGCTCGTCAAGGATCAGCATTTCGGGCTCCTCTATCAGTACACGGGCCATGGCCACCCGCTTGCGCTGCCCACCGGAGAGCTTCTTGATCTGCACATCCAGGTTGTTGATGCCCAGCTTGGAGAGGACCTGCTTTACCTTGACCTCAAAGTCCCAGGCCTGCAGCTCGTCCATGCGCTCCATCAGCTGCTGCATCTTTTCGGCGCTGGTGTTCGGGTTGGCGATGGCCGCCTCGTAGGCCTTTATCAGCTCCAGCGTCTCGTTCTGCATAGAGAAGATCGTCTGCTGTACCGTCAGTTCCTCGTCGAACTCCGGGTTTTGGCCCAGGTAGCCGATGCGCACCTCCTTGCGAACGCTTACGCTGCCTTCATCAGGCGGCAACTTGCCTGCCAATACGTTGAGCAGGGTGGTTTTGCCGGAGCCGTTTACGCCCACCAGCACCACGCGCTGCCCCTGGCTGATGCCAAAGTTAAGGTTCTTGAAAAGCCAGCGGTCGCCGAAACTCTTGGATATGTTTTCTGCTGATAGATAATTCATAAGGCAAAGTTAGCGATGTGCCGACACAAAAGATAGCTGCCGGCCATAAAACAGCGGGTAACCTGGGGCTGCGGGTACAAAAAAGGCCGGCCCTGCGGGGCCAGCCTCTCTGTTGCGTGTGGTTAAGACTTGTTTTCTAGTGCATGGTGCTTTCGGTGGCGTGTCGGGTGCGGTACGATTCGCTCGGCACGCGGTGCGTGGTCAGCGAGGCCAGTATAGAGAATATACCACCAATCAGGTGTGGCATAAAGACACGCTCATCAAAGTTAAACATCCACGGCGACAGCGCGAGAATCACACCGAGTCCGAAGTCAAGCATCAGGTGTGTTTTCATCGGAATCTTATGAATGACACCGACCTCGTAGTCTGTGGATGCCGCCTGTAAGAGTACAATAATACCTGCAATCACCATGGTCCAGGTTGCCCAGCTTACGTCTGAGAAATCAAACAGCCAGGGGGCAATTATAAACACCAGGCCTACAACATAATCTATAATCCCGTGAAATCGGGTTGGGATAAATCTCATAATAATCCTCCTTTCGTCTTTGGTTCAGACTTTTGTATACGCAAGAAGGTATGCAGAGGGAGGAAACAGTACAATTTTTTAGTGAATGGTTAGTCTGTAACGACCAAGGTGCGCGCCAGGTAATCGTGCAGCATCTGATGCCGGCGGGACGTTAGCATCAGCAGGAAGCCCAGGGCCAGCGGAACAGCCGACACCAGCTTGGAGAAATAACGCAGGTTTGCCTGTGCAAAAGAGATGCGCTTGCCGCGGAGGTCGGTCACCTTGAGGCCGTGGGTAAACTTACCGATCGTGGCCTGTTTCTGCGACGACTCCAGCAGGGTATAGTAAGCCCAGTGGATGATAGGGAAGTAGGGGTTCAGGAAGAGCATTTTTACGGCCACCAGCATTTCGGACAGGCTAAAGCTGTCCTGCGAGAGGTCTTTCCAGGTGTAGAGTTGCTCCGGTGTTGAGCTTAACCCGTACAATATAAACGTGTAAGAGAACACGAGCAGCGTGGTGTCTACCAGGAAAGAAACAAAACGGATAGACAGGCTGCCGTACAGGGCCGATCGCTTGATGGTAGGGGCGTTGGGTAGGGTATAAGCTGTTTGCATGGGTAACATTTTAAGGGTAAAGCAGCAGTAAACAGCTTGTTTACACTGGAAAGGTAAGTGCGAAAGAGCTCACCAGAAAACAAGTACGTTTTACACCATCTGTAAAGACCTTTGCCAAGGTTTAGCTTCCGGGTGAAAGCTAAGTGTGGAGCGTTGAGGTTATAAAAATAGCTATTTGTTTTAAACCAACAAATACTTTGATATAATTAATTTACAGCCTCTTGTTGTATAAATAACTTTGTTAAGGATGTAACTTTTTATTGAAATGATTAATTCGAAAAGGTTACAAAATATGGTGAATGGCCTAAATAGGAGGGCGAAAGTATGATTTGGCCTGCTTTTCGTTAATTTCGCTTATTATGACTCAGGAAAAGAAGGATAGACCCATTGGGGTTTTTGATAGCGGCATTGGTGGGCTTACTGTGGCTCAGGCAATTATAAACGTGCTGCCCAACGAGCGCATCGTGTATTTCGGCGACACGGCTCACCTGCCCTACGGCGACAAGTCTACGGCGGCGATACAAGCCTACGCGGTAAAGATATGCGACCTGCTGATCCGGCAGAACTGCAAGGTTATTCTGATTGCCTGTAACTCGGCCTCGGCGGCGGCCTACGAGCTGGTTAAAGAGTACGTGGGCAGCAAAGCCAAAGTGCTCAATGTAATCGACCCGACAGTGCACTACATCGGGCAGGCCTACGCCCAAAAAACCGTCGGCCTTATCGGCACAAAGCAGACGGTGAACTCCAACGTTTACCGCAAGAAGGTCGACGAGCTGGACCGGGGTGTTGAGCTGCGGTCTCTGGCCACGCCCTTGCTGGCGGCCATGATAGAGGAGGGCTTTTTCAACGATTCCATCTCGGAGAGTGTGATTCACACCTACCTCTCAGACCCGCAACTGCGCCACATCGAGGCGCTCATACTGGGTTGCACGCATTACCCGCTCATCAAAAAGCAGATTGAGGGCTACTACGAGGGCAAAGTGGATGTGCTCGATGCCAGCCAGATTGTGGCCCAGTATGTGAAGGCTTACCTGGAGGAGCACAATCTGGCGGCCGACAAGCCTTCCGGCGACCACACGTTCTATGTGTCTGACTTTACCCGCTCGTTTGAAGAAAGCACCCGTATCTTCTTTAAGCGAAAGGTAAACTTGGAGCACTACCCGCTGTGGGAGTAGGTGGCGCGTAGCATTGGCTGCGCGTTATAAATGATGAACGAAGAGTAAGAGTTGGAGCAGGCCATGTAAACGCCCCTGCTGAGCATGGGGGAATAAAAGGTGCGCGCTACCTAATAGGACTGTTGAAAGTATAAGCGGGGCTCTGTTTTACACGCCTAGTTCCCCGTAAAAAGCGTATCTTTAAGCTACACGCAAGTATCATCCCGATGAAGAAAA includes:
- a CDS encoding SPW repeat protein, with protein sequence MRFIPTRFHGIIDYVVGLVFIIAPWLFDFSDVSWATWTMVIAGIIVLLQAASTDYEVGVIHKIPMKTHLMLDFGLGVILALSPWMFNFDERVFMPHLIGGIFSILASLTTHRVPSESYRTRHATESTMH
- a CDS encoding RDD family protein, which translates into the protein MQTAYTLPNAPTIKRSALYGSLSIRFVSFLVDTTLLVFSYTFILYGLSSTPEQLYTWKDLSQDSFSLSEMLVAVKMLFLNPYFPIIHWAYYTLLESSQKQATIGKFTHGLKVTDLRGKRISFAQANLRYFSKLVSAVPLALGFLLMLTSRRHQMLHDYLARTLVVTD
- a CDS encoding ABC-F family ATP-binding cassette domain-containing protein, coding for MNYLSAENISKSFGDRWLFKNLNFGISQGQRVVLVGVNGSGKTTLLNVLAGKLPPDEGSVSVRKEVRIGYLGQNPEFDEELTVQQTIFSMQNETLELIKAYEAAIANPNTSAEKMQQLMERMDELQAWDFEVKVKQVLSKLGINNLDVQIKKLSGGQRKRVAMARVLIEEPEMLILDEPTNHLDLDTIEWLEGMLSTQNTTLLMVTHDRYFLDKVANEIAELDNGEIYTYKGNYSYFLEKKAEREMSAAAETEKARNLMRKELEWIRRMPKARGTKAKYRVDAFEDLKEKAAKKTSGPQLELSVKTTRQGGKIIEVDHISKSFGEKKIVDDFSYIFKKKDRIGIVGPNGAGKSTFLNMLTGKLQPDAGTIEAGQTTVFGYYTQDELVYKEDQRVIDIVKEIAEVVEMANGEVITASQFLQHFQFAPPQQYTFVSKLSGGEKRRLQLLRVLIKNPNFLILDEPTNDLDIITLNILEDFLLNFGGCLIIVSHDRYFMDRLVEHLFVFEGEGRIRNFPGNYTDYREWQKEQEKLQQEEAKAAPAPVVEKKQEQPNAKRKATFNEKKEYERLEQEIEQMETRKSEIIETMNSNTLTDHEELTALAKELERINEQLEEKEFRWLELAELM
- the murI gene encoding glutamate racemase; this encodes MTQEKKDRPIGVFDSGIGGLTVAQAIINVLPNERIVYFGDTAHLPYGDKSTAAIQAYAVKICDLLIRQNCKVILIACNSASAAAYELVKEYVGSKAKVLNVIDPTVHYIGQAYAQKTVGLIGTKQTVNSNVYRKKVDELDRGVELRSLATPLLAAMIEEGFFNDSISESVIHTYLSDPQLRHIEALILGCTHYPLIKKQIEGYYEGKVDVLDASQIVAQYVKAYLEEHNLAADKPSGDHTFYVSDFTRSFEESTRIFFKRKVNLEHYPLWE